One Theropithecus gelada isolate Dixy chromosome 18, Tgel_1.0, whole genome shotgun sequence DNA segment encodes these proteins:
- the TUBB6 gene encoding tubulin beta-6 chain isoform X12, translating into MGAGAAPLPVSSPPGPGPSFSARLPARVPDWRPRPSPPAAGWAAASSGDGGAGPTAIGERRGGGGGAESRARDAGSRPAVAAVVRRASAQRRAAPAMREIVHIQAGQCGNQIGTKFWEVISDEHGIDPAGGYVGDSALQLERISVYYNESSSQKYVPRAALVDLEPGTMDSVRSGPFGQLFRPDNFIFAHLHRGTEEKQE; encoded by the exons ATGGGGGCGGGCGCCGCGCCCCTTCCCGTCTCCTCCCCGCCAGGCCCTGGCCCGTCCTTTTCCGCCCGGCTCCCGGCAAGGGTCCCCGACTGGCGTCCGCGTCCTTCCCCGCCCGCTGCAGGCTGGGCCGCGGCGTCGAGCGGGGACGGCGGGGCGGGGCCCACAGCCATTGGCGagcggcggggcgggggcgggggcgcggAGAGTCGGGCCCGGGACGCTGGCAGCCGGCCGGCAGTTGCCGCCGTCGTCCGCAGAGCCAGTGCCCAGCGCAGAGCCGCGCCCGCCATGAGGGAGATCGTGCACATCCAGGCGGGCCAGTGCGGGAACCAGATCGGCACCAAG TTCTGGGAAGTGATCAGCGATGAGCACGGCATCGACCCGGCCGGGGGCTACGTGGGAGACTCGGCGCTGCAGCTGGAGAGAATCAGCGTCTACTACAATGAGTCATCGT CTCAGAAATATGTGCCCAGGGCCGCCCTGGTGGACTTAGAGCCAGGCACCATGGACAGCGTGCGGTCGGGGCCTTTCGGGCAGCTTTTCCGGCCTGACAACTTCATCTTTG